Part of the Vigna angularis cultivar LongXiaoDou No.4 chromosome 1, ASM1680809v1, whole genome shotgun sequence genome, tcttggtttgttattccacgctaaccattccgctgcagccgctcctgacaattggtatcagagcttgctttgatagtcattcaaatggcaggatcacatcaaacctttgcagagggtgcttctatcaatagaccaccactattcacaggtgaaaattacgcattctggaaggtaagaatgcaaatttttatggaatctattgatatagatatttgggatgctgttgcatctggtccttttgttccaattaacaatatgcaggaaccaaagccccgtgaccaatggactgctcaagataagaaaaaaattggtaatgatgtaaaagctcgtaatattatttcatctgctttaactgttgatgagttttacaggatttctatttgtaaaactgcacaagaaatgtgggaagtacttaaagtaacccatgaaggtacagatgatgttaagagagctagaaagaataccttaatccaggaatacgaaatgttcaggatgaagcaaggggaaacaatagtagatgttcaaaaacgcttcaccaacattgtcaatcatctcattggactaggtaaatctttcgatactgatgagcttaatataaaaattctgaaatctttagacaggtcttggcaaccaaaagtgactgcaatttctaaGTCACAAAATCTgaacaccatgactatggcggcactttttggaaagttgagggaacatgaacttgacctcggaagactagatgaagaagaagcaaaagcaaaaactaagaaaaagagtctagccttgaaatctgaggttgaaagaagcaaaggtaaatcggaagatgaagactcagacgaagaagaagaattgagactcatgataaaaaggctcaacaggttcatgaagtctaaaggcaaaggaaaatttagatacgaaaagaaagataatccagtatcttcctcaaattaccgatgctatggttgcggagaaaaggggcatctaaaagcagactgcccaaatcaaaagaaaggtgaagaaaagaaattcttcaagaaaaagagagcgtacatcgcatgggaagacgacaatgagaccatttcagattcaagctactcagatgaagaagcaaacatctgtttagtggtaaatgacgacgctggaagccaagtaagtacatctagcgattctgataattctagtcaaattagtgaaaatgaattgcatgaaatttatgctgctttaatagtagaatctgaaaaattagataaagcccatcagaaattgaaaaaggatttcaaagagttaaaattgaattttgaaaatactcttgaagaaaatcaaaatttaaaaacaaattttgaaactattattgatgaaaataaaactttgaaaaatagagttttatttcttgaaaagggtaaatttactagtagtgatgaatgtgtttcttgtgaaaattttaagaaactactagaacaaacaacctcaggagaatgtagtaaaaataatgaaaataaggttgttaaaaataagtatgttcctagaattaaaaataagcataattatagaacccgtagaacttgggtagaaaaaggaacaacttataggaacacaaatgttgtatcatgcttttattgtatgaaaaagggtcatacatctaacaaatgtaaaattaagcattatggtgttcctagtggtagatatatttgggttgtaaaatgatttcaaatttttaaattaacccaaaggacccatacaaaatagttgggtacctattgtttaaaatttagaatttccttaaaacaatatttaagaaaatatttaaaaattgtttttgttctaaatatttgaaaagaagaattaagaaatttttattccaaggtaGATGGAACTATttttcaaacggaaaacatttgaaatagaagaatgtgtgcatgttgtctttgatgaaattgtagaccttgaggcaaaacctcttgagtcatttgaattacatgcaggtAATGACGAAGATTtttagaagacaacaaatgaagcaaagaatgatgacaatcctcaagatgaagatctcaacaatgttttataagctctttctcctaaaaatatttgctttaaatatcctattgtgcatgtttgaatgaatctttaaaattgaaatatttttacctcatatgcatacatgcttttattaagggggagtattatcttatggggagaacatcaaacacaactttttaattatgatcaaaaagggggagaaaatgtttaaagcttatttgcctaTTTGTGCTATTTGTGCTCATTCACTAATGCACtctttcttccataagttgtgttttaaatacagattattaccaaaagctttaaatcaaggagtttttgatcatcatcaaaaagggggagattgttagcaaaatgatgaaaatgaagttttgatgatgtccaaatcaagtcaagaagaaatcaagattcaagatgttatgaagacttgtattgctatggaaagcttttgtaatactcttagaaatatgtataggaaaaagaaagtgttttgtaaattactgtagcaaaatactgtagcacattactgtagcaatgtactgtagcaaaacactgtagctaatcgattaacagagggtgttaatcgattaacgctaatcgattaacagagggtgttaatcgattaacacagtgaccgtttgaaaaactagccgtttttaga contains:
- the LOC128195053 gene encoding uncharacterized protein LOC128195053 isoform X1, which produces MAGSHQTFAEGASINRPPLFTGENYAFWKVRMQIFMESIDIDIWDAVASGPFVPINNMQEPKPRDQWTAQDKKKIGNDVKARNIISSALTVDEFYRISICKTAQEMWEVLKVTHEGTDDVKRARKNTLIQEYEMFRMKQGETIVDVQKRFTNIVNHLIGLGKSFDTDELNIKILKSLDRSWQPKVTAISKSQNLNTMTMAALFGKLREHELDLGRLDEEEAKAKTKKKSLALKSEVERSKGKSEDEDSDEEEELRLMIKRLNRFMKSKGKGKFRYEKKDNPVSSSNYRCYGCGEKGHLKADCPNQKKGEEKKFFKKKRAYIAWEDDNETISDSSYSDEEANICLVVNDDAGSQVSTSSDSDNSSQISENELHEIYAALIVESEKLDKAHQKLKKDFKELKLNFENTLEENQNLKTNFETIIDENKTLKNRVLFLEKGKFTSSDECVSCENFKKLLEQTTSGECSKNNENKVVKNKYVPRIKNKHNYRTRRTWVEKGTTYRNTNVVSCFYCMKKGHTSNKCKIKHYGVPSGRYIWVVK